A single Mus caroli chromosome 15, CAROLI_EIJ_v1.1, whole genome shotgun sequence DNA region contains:
- the Sstr3 gene encoding somatostatin receptor type 3: MATVTYPSSEPTTLDPGNTSSTWPLDTTLGNASAGASLTGLAVSGILISLVYLVVCVVGLLGNSLVIYVVLRHTSSPSVTSVYILNLALADELFMLGLPFLAAQNALSYWPFGSLMCRLVMAVDGINQFTSIFCLTVMSVDRYLAVVHPTRSARWRTAPVARTVSAAVWVASAVVVLPVVVFSGVPRGMSTCHMQWPEPAAAWRTAFIIYTAALGFFGPLLVICLCYLLIVVKVRSTTRRVRAPSCQWVQAPTCQRRRRSERRVTRMVVAVVALFVLCWMPFYLLNIVNVVCPLPEEPAFFGLYFLVVALPYANSCANPILYGFLSYRFKQGFRRILLRPSRRIRSQEPGSGPPEKTEEEEDEEEEERREEEERRMQRGQEMNGRLSQIAQAGTSGQQPRPCTGTAKEQQLLPQEATAGDKASTLSHL, translated from the coding sequence ATGGCCACTGTTACCTATCCCTCATCCGAGCCTACGACCTTGGACCCTGGGAACACATCCTCAACCTGGCCCCTGGATACCACCCTGGGGAACGCATCCGCGGGCGCTAGCCTGACGGGCTTGGCTGTCAGTGGCATCTTGATCTCTCTGGTGTACCTGGTGGTGTGCGTGGTGGGTCTGCTGGGCAACTCGCTGGTGATCTACGTGGTCCTGCGGCACACATCCAGCCCATCAGTGACCAGTGTCTATATCCTCAACCTGGCTCTGGCTGACGAGCTCTTCATGCTAGGGCTACCCTTCCTGGCTGCTCAGAACGCCCTGTCCTACTGGCCCTTCGGATCTCTCATGTGCCGTCTGGTCATGGCCGTGGATGGCATCAACCAGttcaccagcatcttctgcctCACGGTCATGAGTGTGGACCGCTATCTGGCTGTGGTGCACCCCACACGCTCGGCCCGCTGGCGCACGGCACCGGTGGCTCGCACGGTCAGTGCAGCTGTCTGGGTGGCCTCGGCTGTGGTGGTGCTGCCTGTGGTTGTGTTCTCAGGAGTGCCCCGGGGCATGAGCACGTGCCACATGCAGTGGCCAGAGCCAGCGGCTGCCTGGCGAACGGCCTTCATCATCTACACGGCCGCACTGGGCTTCTTTGGGCCCCTGCTGGTCATCTGCTTGTGCTACTTGCTCATTGTGGTAAAGGTGCGGTCGACCACCCGGCGGGTGCGGGCTCCCTCGTGCCAGTGGGTACAGGCACCCACATGCCAGCGGCGACGCCGCTCTGAGCGCAGGGTCACACGCATGGTGGTGGCCGTGGTGGCACTCTTCGTCCTCTGCTGGATGCCTTTCTATCTGCTCAACATCGTCAATGTGGTGTGCCCGCTGCCGGAGGAGCCCGCCTTCTTCGGTCTCTACTTCCTGGTGGTGGCGCTGCCCTACGCCAACAGCTGCGCAAACCCCATCCTCTACGGCTTCCTCTCCTACCGCTTCAAGCAGGGCTTCCGCAGGATCCTGCTAAGACCATCACGTCGCATTCggagccaggagccagggtcGGGACCTCCAGAGaagactgaggaggaggaggatgaagaggaagaagagagaagggaagaggaggagcgGAGGATGCAGAGAGGGCAGGAGATGAACGGGAGGCTCAGTCAGATCGCACAGGCTGGCACTAGTGGACAACAGCCACGGCCCTGCACAGGGACTGCTAAGGAGCAGCAGCTTCTGCCCCAGGAGGCCACAGCCGGGGACAAGGCCagcacactgagccatctgtaa